In Penicillium psychrofluorescens genome assembly, chromosome: 5, a single window of DNA contains:
- a CDS encoding uncharacterized protein (ID:PFLUO_008033-T1.cds;~source:funannotate), which translates to MIGDINLFLRIDDGDEDDAAPKLVGEIELMVAEKANQRRGFGRAALLVFLRYIAEYESGILAEFARGGLDEEVKERFATATSISGKAEGRGKGASEEKEGKEEGKNTGLEFSYLSVKIGQSNTRSLALFESLGFSKVSDEPNFFGEFELRRVDLEMSSISEEMGRVGVEGYSEIVYRPNE; encoded by the exons ATGATCGGAGACATCAATCTATTCCTACGCatcgacgacggcgacgaagacgacgcGGCACCAAagctcgtcggcgagatcgagctGATGGTCGCCGAGAAGGCGAACCAGAGGCGCGGGTTTGGGCGGGCAGCGCTGTTGGTCTTTTTGAGGTATATCGCTGAGTATGAGAGTGGGATTTTGGCGGAGTTTGCGCGCGGTGGACTTgatgaggaggtgaaggagaggtTTG CTACAGCTACGTCTATATCTGGGAAGGCagagggaaggggaaaaggAGCaagcgaagaaaaagaagggaaggaagaagggaagaatACCGGGTTGGAATTCTCCTATCTGAGCGTGAAGATCGGGCAGTCGAACACGCGCAGCCTGGCCCTGTTTGAAAGTCTTGGATTCAGCAAGGTGTCGGATGAACCGAACTTCTTTGGCGAGTTTGAGCTTCGGCGCGTGGATTTGGAGATGAGCTCTATCTCTGAAGAGATGGGTCGGGTTGGGGTCGAAGGATACTCGGAGATTGTGTATCGACCAAATGAATAG
- a CDS encoding uncharacterized protein (ID:PFLUO_008034-T1.cds;~source:funannotate), which yields MPREVSDIKQFIEICRRKDASSARIKRNRKSQQIKFKVRCERFLYTLVLKDSDKAAKLKQSLPPALKVVDVSKGDKKKSL from the exons ATGCCTCGTGAAGTCTCCGATATCAAGCAGTTCATTGAGATCTGCCGCCGGAAGGATGCCTCCT CCGCCCGGATCAAGCGCAACCGCAAGAGCCAGCAGATCAAGTTCAAGGTCCGCTGCGAACGCTTCCTCTACACCCTCGTCCTGAAGGACTCCGACAAGGCCGCCAAGCTCAAGCAGAGCCTGCCCCCTG CCCTCAAGGTTGTCGATGTGTCCAAGggtgacaagaagaagtcccTGTAA
- a CDS encoding uncharacterized protein (ID:PFLUO_008035-T1.cds;~source:funannotate): MPTPLDRALNSKNLFLGFAGMVTAVAAYSIWGGDMFPNEPDPTGNPESWTAEEMKRWLRVRGLLPNEKAMREELLERIKANLRVPRKTTSAPSQS, translated from the exons ATGCCAACTCCATTGGATCGAGCTTTGAATTCAAAG AATCTATTTCTTG GCTTCGCCGGCATGGTCACGGCGGTGGCCGCCTACTCCATCTGGGGTGGCGACATGTTTCCCAATGAGCCAGATCCGACAGGAA ATCCGGAATCCTGGACGGCggaagagatgaagagatggcTTCGCGTT CGAGGACTGTTGCCGAATGAGAAGGCGATGCGCGAGGAATTGCTGGAACGGATCAAGGCCAATCTGCGGGTACCTCGCAAGACAACGTCGGCCCCGTCGCAATCATAG
- a CDS encoding uncharacterized protein (ID:PFLUO_008036-T1.cds;~source:funannotate), protein MPAANDDTLTKVSSEAATELVQSFYPALQSNRDAIGSFYLPTPTTILFNGNPVADGSAVQDIFVNQMPAAHYEVQSFDCQIINRAYPTTTAAGVKPPAQMTVKDMSVLVIVSGHVRYGESRDQPQRGFSETFVLVPNPSSDRAKRRKEWLIQSQNFRLVV, encoded by the exons ATGCCTGCCGCCAATGACGATACGCTGACCAAAGTGTCCTCGGAGG CTGCCACTGAACTGGTCCAGTCCTTCTACCCAGCCCTGCAGTCCAACCGCGACGCCATCGGCTCATTCTACCTTCCCACGCCGACAACGATTCTATTCAATGGGAACCCCGTGGCGGATGGGAGTGCCGTGCAGGATATCTTTGTCAATCAGATGCCCGCCGCACACTATGAAGTCCAGTCGTTCGATTGCCAGATCATCAACCGCGCATACcccacgaccaccgcggcGGGAGTGAAACCCCCGGCCCAGATGACGGTCAAAGACATGTCGGTGCTGGTCATTGTCAGTGGCCATGTGCGGTACGGAGAATCGCGCGATCAGCCCCAGCGCGGGTTCAGCGAGACCTTTGTTCTGGTTCCGAATCCGTCGTCAGATCGGGCGAAGCGCAGAAAGGAGTGGCTTATCCAGAGTCAGAACTTCCGGCTTGTTGTCTGA
- a CDS encoding uncharacterized protein (ID:PFLUO_008037-T1.cds;~source:funannotate), which yields MATPRAPFRALSRTAQLLSHRPAWKCASCRSVARIPRRGVATESKAPPKPYYITTPIFYVNASPHVGHLYTMILADILKRWKVLLGETNARLLTGTDEHGMKIQQAAAEAGMDTQAFCDMNCRTFKDLAKAANIDNDYFIRTTDPAHRDAVQYFWEMLNHRGYIYTAKHEGWYSVSDETFYPQSQVQNSLDPSTGKKRMVSVETGKEVEWSSETNYHFRLSAFQDRLLDLYKNEQQKFITPGKYREEVIQSVSSGLQDLSISRPAGRLNWGIPVPGDDTQTIYVWLDALVNYLTQAGYPFPPGQENQHIWPADVHVVGKDIVRFHCVYWPAFLMALDLPVPRRVLVHGHWTMNQKKMSKSTGNVVNPFFAIDRFGTDTMRFFLAYKGSLSADSDYDNEFILRDYQKRLLGGIGNLSTRLVGCAKRGGWKLPALIRDAKEGRLPTPGTEDRMLQEQLERAPAQVAKYMDQLNSRAALQHIMDLLHETQRLFHLKEPWSNPEPQWTLYNTAEALRISAILLQPFMPTKSLETLQLLGVDTSDPSKRTFSATTYGSDPDYGEGVGVNKVTHLFPRLTSER from the exons ATGGCCACTCCAAGGGCGCCCTTTCGCGCCTTATCGAGGACCGCGCAGTTGCTGTCTCATCGACCAGCATGGAAATGCGCTTCCTGCAGAAGCGTCGCGCGCATCCCTCGTCGCGGTGTCGCGACGGAGTCCAAGGCTCCGCCGAAGCCTTACTATATCACCACGCCGATTTTCTACGTCAATGCCT CACCTCACGTCGGTCACCTGTACACTATGATCCTCGCCGATATCCTGAAAAGGTGGAAGGTCCTGCTCGGAGAGACGAACGCCCGACTGTTGACCGGAACCGATGAGCACGGAATGAAGATCCAACAGGCTGCTGCGGAAGCGGGCATGGATACACAAGCCTTTTGCGACATGAACTGTCGGACTTTCAAG GATCTCGCCAAAGCTGCAAATATCGACAATGATTACTTTATCAGGACCACGGACCCGGCTCATCGGGACGCCGTTCAGTATTTCTGG GAAATGTTGAATCATCGCGGATATATCTACACGGCCAAGCATGAAGGCTGGTATTCCGTCAGCGATGAGACTTTCTATCCGCAGTCGCAGGTCCAAAACTCCCTCGATCCGTCCACGGgcaagaaaagaatg GTCTCGGTCGAAACGGGCAAGGAAGTCGAGTGGTCGTCAGAAACCAACTATCATTTCCGTCTCTCTGCCTTCCAGGATCGTCTGCTTGACTTGTACAAGAACGAACAACAGAAATTCATCACGCCCGGCAAATACAGGGAGGAAGTCATTCAATCGGTTTCCTCGGGCTTGCAAGATTTGTCTATTTCGAGACCGGCGGGACGTTTGAACTGGGGCATTCCGGTCCCCGGTGATGACACGCAAACCATCTATGTATGGCTAGATGCGCTGGTCAACTATCTGACCCAGGCGGGATATCCTTTCCCTCCCGGGCAAGAGAATCAGCACATATGGCCTGCCGATGTGCATGTGGTCGGGAAGGATATTGTGCG CTTCCACTGCGTGTACTGGCCGGCGTTCCTCATGGCTCTGGATCTTCCTGTGCCTCGGAGAGTGCTGGTGCACGGCCATTGGACGATGAACCAAAAGAAAATGTCCAAGTCCACCGGTAATGTGGTAAACCCGTTTTTCGCCATCGATCGTTTCGGAACCGACACCATGCGGTTTTTCCTGGCCTACAAGGGCTCCCTATCGGCGGATTCCGATTACGACAATGAGTTCATTCTTCGCGATTACCAGAAACGTCTCCTGGGAGGCATCGGAAACCTCTCCACCCGTCTCGTCGGGTGTGCCAAACGTGGCGGATGGAAACTTCCCGCCCTCATCAGGGACGCGAAGGAGGGTCGCCTTCCCACCCCCGGAACTGAGGATCGTATGCTACAGGAGCAGCTTGAACGGGCTCCGGCACAGGTTGCCAAATACATGGATCAGCTGAACTCACGGGCAGCGCTCCAGCATATCATGGACCTTTTACATGAG ACCCAAAGGCTTTTCCATCTGAAGGAACCGTGGTCAAATCCCGAGCCCCAATGGACCCTCTACAACACGGCCGAAGCACTGCGCATTTCCGCCATCCTGCTGCAGCCATTTATGCCCACCAAGTCCCTCGAAACATTGCAATTGCTCGGCGTAGACACCTCGGACCCCTCCAAGCGGACGTTTTCGGCTACTACGTACGGTTCAGATCCCGATTACGGCGAGGGCGTGGGCGTCAACAAGGTCACGCACCTTTTCCCTCGCCTGACAAGCGAAAGGTAA
- a CDS encoding uncharacterized protein (ID:PFLUO_008038-T1.cds;~source:funannotate) has translation MGSIEPSVYEPKQAFKTPWVETPLVESANLSRAAGCRVFLKLENVQPSGSFKSRAMGNQILSHLRNPAYANRPVHFYASSGGNAGLAAVCAARSLGYPCTVVVPLGTKPLMLQKIRAAGAADVIRHGETFSEAGEYMREVIMKNKPGEDDNTAKIALHPFDNQPIWEGNSTIIDELEKQLPSAATAEEEAAYRGRALPVDALLCSVGGGGLLNGLVMGLEKRRQQNLGATRTTPPSPIHLLAIETAGTDSLAAAIAKKSLVSLPKITSQATSLGAVRVSETTFRYAVAPPPGISVHSAVLTDAEAARGCLRLVDDERYLVELACGVCIEAAIGDAASATANSASSVSAAGQGQSVKRRKLDAANSTVSIGDEGYGDDRSSSNETDPETEQEVAVDHAGHESSGSPPLKSKLKQLIPDLNSQSRIVIIVCGGSNVTIETAGEWRKLLAEGWE, from the coding sequence ATGGGCAGCATCGAGCCTTCCGTCTACGAGCCAAAGCAGGCATTCAAGACCCCATGGGTCGAGACTCCTCTGGTCGAGTCCGCCAACCTGTCCCGCGCTGCTGGATGTCGAGTTTTCCTGAAGCTGGAGAACGTCCAGCCCAGCGGCTCCTTCAAGTCCCGCGCAATGGGCAACCAGATCCTTTCTCATCTCCGCAATCCCGCCTACGCCAACCGTCCCGTTCACTTCTATGCCTCGTCCGGTGGAAACGCTGGCCTGGCAGCCGTCTGCGCCGCCCGTAGCCTGGGCTACCCGTGCACCGTCGTCGTGCCGCTCGGCACTAAGCCCTTGATGCTCCAGAAGATCCGGGCAGCGGGCGCAGCAGACGTCATCCGCCACGGCGAAACGTTTTCTGAAGCCGGCGAGTACATGCGCGAAGTGATCATGAAGAACAAGCCCGGAGAAGACGACAATACCGCCAAAATCGCCCTTCATCCCTTTGACAACCAGCCCATCTGGGAAGGGAACAGcaccatcatcgacgagctggagaaacagctcccatccgccgccaccgctgaggaagaggccgccTATCGCGGCCGCGCCCTCCCCGTAGACGCTTTGCTCTGCagcgtcggcggcggcggccttctCAACGGCCTCGTGATGGGCTTGGAGAAGCGCAGACAGCAGAACCTAGGCGCCACCCGGACGACGCCGCCCAGCCCGATTcacctcctcgccatcgaaACGGCCGGCACCGATTCCctggccgccgccatcgccaagaAATCCCTCGTCTCCCTCCCCAAGATTACCTCCCAAGCCACctccctcggcgccgtcCGCGTCTCGGAGACAACCTTTCGCTACGCTGTGGCGCCTCCACCAGGGATCAGCGTGCACAGCGCCGTCTTGACAGACGCAGAAGCTGCACGGGGATGCCTCCGCCTAGTGGATGACGAGCGCTACCTCGTCGAGCTTGCCTGCGGCGTCTGCATCGAAGCGGCCATCGGCGACGCTGCCTCCGCCACTGCCAACTCTGCGTCGTCGgtctccgccgccggacAGGGCCAAAGCGTCAAGAGGCGGAAGCTGGATGCAGCCAACTCAACTGTTTCCATTGGTGATGAGGGCTACGGCGATGATCGGTCGTCTTCGAATGAGACTGACCCTGAGACGGAACAGGAGGTCGCCGTCGACCATGCCGGACATGAGTCGTCTGGATCTCCTCCGCTGAAGTCGAAGCTGAAACAGCTTATCCCCGACCTCAACTCCCAAAGCCGCATTGTCATCATTGTTTGTGGAGGCAGCAATGTCACCATCGAGACGGCTGGCGAGTGGCGGAAGTTGTTGGCCGAGGGCTGGGAGTGA
- a CDS encoding uncharacterized protein (ID:PFLUO_008039-T1.cds;~source:funannotate) yields the protein MAPSRTGWTVAVLCGLALSGVEAVPSSTLVDPESTFFSTNLIAYSSELNIDQSDGDLWPTTWADDDNVYTANGDGLGFSTDQADFADCTVSRISGTPETGLSGVRLAAGDALGPIWVNGSYNRKPTGIVAVDGDGDGKDELYLVVQMLNNGTGDVAFNDVPAASILRSTDYGVTWTSTEAPMFTNYVFTTVFFLDFGKSNFQATVLGSDDSKYVYAYGLDNNWRDSVDGSVPDPQSVYLARAPISSIQDISTWEFFSGTAISPAWSSDIAFRQPVLHDTRRVYPGGETVDGFSVISQGSVVYNAPLNRYLYTSWTDYTFEFYEAPQPWGPFTLFAWKDFGVTPWFGLNTTTPKNGGYATTIPSKFISENGTKMWVQSNWFVGAAANSDWNYCFSLRSLEVTKYSPSTPENQPSSTNLAMIDGTVPICKTAHYGHLSYLNDGSTLSEDSWDGSLKDHDRWGYTWPIEYNMNRIVYTTGDSFSDGGWFASNLTVQIRHGFIWEDVTGLAVSPEYPYDSSAVPNKEYTFTFDNAAGDGIQIIGVPGGSWTFTSIGELSVYLNS from the coding sequence ATGGCTCCTAGTCGTACTGGCTGGACCGTGGCCGTTCTCTGTGGCCTGGCATTGTCCGGAGTGGAAGCAGTCCCTAGTAGCACACTGGTCGATCCCGAAAGCACATTTTTCTCAACCAACCTGATCGCATACTCGTCCGAACTTAACATCGACCAGAGCGACGGAGACCTTTGGCCGACAACATGGGCTGACGACGATAACGTCTACACAGCTAAcggcgatggccttggctTTTCTACCGACCAAGCAGACTTTGCCGACTGTACCGTTAGCCGCATATCTGGCACTCCCGAAACTGGTCTTTCTGGCGTGAGATTGGCGGCCGGAGATGCATTGGGTCCGATCTGGGTCAATGGATCGTATAATCGAAAGCCGACTGGCATTGTTGCGGTtgatggcgacggcgacggtAAAGACGAGTTGTACTTGGTGGTCCAAATGCTCAACAATGGCACAGGCGATGTGGCTTTCAACGATGTGCCAGCAGCCAGTATCCTCCGGTCAACAGACTATGGCGTCACTTGGACTTCTACTGAGGCTCCCATGTTCACGAACTACGTTTTCACGACAgtcttctttctcgattTCGGAAAAAGCAATTTCCAGGCAACCGTGTTAGGGTCAGACGACTCCAAATATGTCTATGCGTATGGCCTGGATAACAACTGGCGGGATTCGGTAGACGGATCCGTTCCTGATCCGCAAAGCGTTTACCTTGCTCGAGcccccatctcctccatccaaGACATCTCCACATGGGAGTTCTTCAGCGGAACCGCTATCTCCCCCGCATGGAGCTCTGATATAGCATTCCGCCAGCCTGTTCTACATGATACACGGAGAGTCTATCCCGGCGGCGAGACTGTGGATGGATTTTCGGTGATTTCACAAGGCAGCGTGGTATATAACGCACCACTCAATCGGTACCTCTACACCAGCTGGACGGATTACACATTCGAGTTCTACGAGGCGCCCCAGCCCTGGGGTCCGTTCACCCTTTTTGCATGGAAAGACTTCGGCGTAACCCCGTGGTTCGGCCTGAACACTACCACCCCCAAGAATGGCGGCTATGCCACAACGATCCCATCCAAATTTATCTCTGAGAACGGGACAAAGATGTGGGTGCAGTCGAACTGGTTTGTTGGGGCTGCCGCGAACAGCGATTGGAACTATTGCTTCTCTCTGAGAAGTCTCGAAGTGACCAAGTATAGTCCTAGCACCCCAGAGAATCAGCCCAGTTCAACGAATCTTGCCATGATTGACGGAACTGTACCTATCTGCAAGACGGCACATTATGGCCATCTATCGTATCTCAATGATGGATCTACGCTCAGCGAGGATAGCTGGGACGGCTCTCTGAAGGACCATGACCGCTGGGGCTATACCTGGCCAATCGAGTACAACATGAACCGAATTGTTTACACAACAGGCGACTCTTTCAGTGATGGAGGCTGGTTTGCAAGCAACCTTACAGTCCAGATCCGTCATGGCTTTATATGGGAAGACGTCACGGGCCTGGCAGTTAGTCCGGAGTATCCATACGACAGCTCGGCAGTTCCGAACAAAGAGTATACATTCACATTCGACAACGCCGCGGGTGATGGGATTCAGATCATCGGAGTTCCCGGTGGGAGTTGGACATTCACGTCAATAGGTGAATTGTCTGTGTATCTTAATAGTTGA
- a CDS encoding uncharacterized protein (ID:PFLUO_008040-T1.cds;~source:funannotate) gives MLGPEMFTAVTQHTQSRSSRISSWDHSGLNEDAFVVQPGETAILADIEGPGVITHLWFVQACRRILGPGLIPYSKSGVAMQEVENGQGVNYEVMDPDYYRKVLIRMYWDDSETPNVLAPLGDFFCVGHSIASNFQSLPFTASVKPSEDKKFGGAAALNCYLPMPFNKRARIEVENQNDIAYFQYFYIDYELRAEPHPENTLFFHAHWRRQNPTPGWAPPDLQTNSLETMVPNLDGKQNYVILETTGAGAYVGCNHSVYHFQGTWWGEGDDMIFIDDDTWPPSMHGTGAEDYFSQGWGMQKNAFPFAGSIIHEGEMPPYQVSYRWHLPDPVKFNTRIKVTMDWYQTLPGPKLDILPVSERLPRRTEIIPPVSDEKPELDERRTKMVQQRQERLDAFVADKLKWLERRAQDSRQRAAKNKEDAADVRRRFLEAIKK, from the exons ATGCTCGGACCGGAAATGTTTACAGCAGTCACCCAGCACACTCAATCCAGGAGCTCTCGCATCTCCAGCTGGGATCATTCAGGCCTGAATGAAGACGCTTTCGTCGTCCAGCCCGGGGAAACGGCCATTTTGGCAGACATCGAAGGGCCCGGAGTAATCACGCACTTGTGGTTTGTGCAGGCATGCCGCCGGATTTTGGGCCCGGGCCTTATTCCATATTCCAAGTCGGGCGTGGCCATGCAAGAAGTTGAAAATGGCCAGGGCGTCAATTACGAAGTTATGGATCCGGACTACTACCGCAAAGTGCTCATCCGCATGTATTGGGACGATTCCGAGACACCTAACGTTCTTGCGCCACTCGGGGACTTCTTCTGCGTTGGTCATTCAATTGCGTCAAATTTCCAGTCGCTTCCTTTTACGGCCTCTGTGAAACCGTCTGAGGACAAGAAGTTTGGAGGAGCGGCCGCTTTAAATTGCTACCTTCCAAT GCCGTTTAACAAGCGAGCTCGTATCGAGGTCGAGAACCAGAACGACATTGCCTACTTCCAATATTTCTACATTGACTATGAGCTGCGCGCAGAGCCTCACCCTGAAAAcacactcttcttccatgccCACTGGCGGCGTCAGAATCCAACGCCGGGATGGGCGCCTCCGGATCTCCAAACAAACTCCTTGGAAACGATGGTACCCAATCTCGACGGGAAGCAAAACTATGTTATTCTTGAGACGACTGGCGCAGGAGCTTACGTTGGATGCAACCACTCCGTCTATCATTTCCAAGGCACATGGtggggagaaggcgacgacATGATCTTCATCGACGATGATACCTGGCCACCGTCGATGCACGGCACTGGAGCCGAGGACTATTTTAGTCAGGGCTGGGGCATGCAGAAGAACGCCTTCCCCTTTGCAGGATCTATCATTCATGAGGGTGAAATGCCACCGTACCAGGTCTCATACCGCTGGCATCTCCCGGACCCTGTGAAGTTCAATACTAGAATCAAAGTCACCATGGA TTGGTATCAAACTCTTCCTGGACCCAAGCTGGATATTTTGCCCGTGTCTGAGCGTCTCCCTAGACGCACGGAGATTATCCCGCCTGTGTCAGACGAAAAACccgagctggatgagaggaggacgaagatggtTCAGCAAAGACAGGAGAGGTTGGATGCTTTTGTAGCCGATAAGTTGAAATGGCTCGAGCGAAGGGCACAAGACAGTAGACAACGTGCTGCGAAGAACAAGgaggatgcggcagatgtTCGGCGTAGATTTTTGGAAGCTATCAAGAAATAG
- a CDS encoding uncharacterized protein (ID:PFLUO_008041-T1.cds;~source:funannotate) — MLVVIVARASSGLQDKWQWWIPVICMYIYPLMLVLVWPFFPESPYWLIREDKHEAARKSLERMYGVDDPTFYDIEMKRLQEDVNFCEDRAEGTKKDKMLWGWIPSPTAELECFDKKNRKRTLTAICAASSQQVIGAAFVIGNATYFLDLIGIKEYFDASVVLYIVMLLSSVAAFPLSEMIGRRTLIVPSNFVLCFFLLLIGIMGCVSDQTKAGWAIVVFIYLWALVYQMSIGATGFVLASEVATLRLRAGTQALVTMSNGVWGLIMQFTIPYMINPDAGHLGGKVGFIFFALGLVVSIFGWFLYPETKGVRFDKLDELYAQGIKPRHFKKHESASDLNNQIGREEVKTKV; from the exons ATGCTTGT TGTTATTGTCGCTCGTGCAAGCAGCGGGCTTCAAGACAAGTGGCAATGGTGGATCCCAGTGATTTGCATGTATATATACCCGC TGATGCTTGTTCTCGTCTGGCCATTCTTTCCAGAGTCACCATACTGGCTAATCCGCGAAGACAAGCACGAGGCAGCGAGGAAGTCTCTAGAACGCATGTATGGAGTTGACGACCCGACATTCTACGACATTGAAATGAAACGCCTTCAGGAGGACGTGAATTTCTGCGAAGATCGAGCAGAAGGAAccaaaaaagacaaaatgCTCTGGGGATGGATCCCCTCGCCCACTGCCGAGCTAGAATGTTTCGATAAAAAGAACCGCAAGAGGACACTGACTGCAATTTGTGCTGCCAGCTCACAGCAGGTCATCGGAGCTGCCTTTGTTATAGGCAATGCCACGTATTTCCTCGATCTAATTGGCATTAAGGAGTACTTCGATGCGTCGGTCGTACTTTATATCGTCATGCTACTATCCTCAGTGGCGGCGTTTCCACTCAGCGAGATGATCGGCCGTCGGACGTTGATTGTACCCTCCAACTTTgtcctttgcttttttctgCTTTTGATTGGCATCATGGGCTGCGTGTCCGATCAGACAAAAGCAGGCTGGGCAATTGTCGTGTTCATCTATCTATGGGCTCTTGTCTATCAAATGAGCATAGGCGCCACGGGTTTTGTGCTGGCAAGCGAGGTTGCTACTCTGAGGCTTCGTGCCGGTACCCAGGCTCTGGTCACGATGAGCAATGGTGTCTGGGGACTCATTATGCAATTCACTATTCCATATATG ATCAACCCAGACGCCGGACATCTCGGCGGCAAAGTCGGCTTCATTTTCTTCGCGTTGGGACTTGTCGTATCCATTTTCGGCTGGTTCCTGTATCCCGAGACCAAAGGTGTCCGTTTTGACAAACTTGACGAGTTGTATGCGCAAGGTATCAAGCCCCGACATTTCAAGAAACACGAGAGCGCTAGTGATTTGAACAACCAGATTGGCAGGGAGGAGGTCAAAACAAAGGTTTAG
- a CDS encoding uncharacterized protein (ID:PFLUO_008042-T1.cds;~source:funannotate), whose product MEEKDYSTDPEWADITPIPLDDGSNSGAAPLATIAYPPEYLELTSYLRAVMAANEMSERALKLTQDVISMNPAHYTVWIYRARILFALEKDLSEELEWLNQVSLKYLKNYQIWGHRQALMSSRTHFPELSAKEPDFLMEMLAQDAKNYHVWTYRHWLVRHYRLWDSPRELEDVEALIKADVRNNSAWNHRYMLRFGPRENEPDGGMVNAGKAQTTPAEKGVQSVVDEDVVDLELRYTQEQILRAPENRSPWWYARGVIHAANRKLGEWEGFVSQFVSADGNSVKSSHAVEWLADVYAETGGHNAKAADMLTLLKEKYDPIRKNYWDYRIRQLDVVSA is encoded by the exons ATGGAGGAAAAGGACTACTCCACCGACCCTGAATGGGCCGATATCACCCCAATCCCACTGGATGATGGCTCCAACTCCGGAGCGGCCCCGCTGGCTACCATTGCCTACCCGCCCGAGTACCTCGAGTTGACATCGTATCTGCGCGCCGTGATGGCCGCAAATGAAATGTCCGAGCGGGCGCTGAAGTTGACGCAAGACGTGATCTCGATGAACCCGGCTCACTACACCGTATG GATCTACCGAGCCAGGATTCTTTTCGCGCTCGAAAAGGACCTGAGCGAAGAGCTAGAATGGCTCAATCAAGTGTCACTCAAATATCTCAAAAATTACCAGATCTG GGGCCACCGTCAAGCCCTCATGTCCTCACGGACACATTTCCCCGAGCTCTCAGCTAAAGAGCCGGACTTTTTAATGGAAATGTTGGCTCAAGACGCAAAGAACTACCATGTCTGGACATACCGACACTGGTTGGTGCGTCATTACCGACTGTGGGACTCACCACGCGAACTCGAGGACGTCGAGGCCCTAATCAAGGCTGACGTGCGCAACAACTCCGCGTGGAACCACCGGTACATGTTGCGGTTCGGACCGCGCGAGAACGAACCCGATGGCGGCATGGTCAATGCGGGAAAAGCGCAAACCACACCTGCAGAGAAGGGCGTGCAGTCTGTTGTTGATGAAGACGTTGTTGATCTAGAGCTGCGTTATACGCAGGAGCAAATTTTACGGGCGCCTGAGAACCGAAGTCCCTGGTGGTATGCGCGTGGGGTGATCCATGCAGCTAATAGGAAGCTGGGGGAGTGGGAGGGGTTTGTCTCTCAGTTTGTTTCGGCGGACGGTAACTCTGTCAAGAGTAGCCATGCTGTTGAGTGGCTGGCTGATGTGTATGCCGAGACTGGAGGGCATAATGCTAAGGCAGCGGATATGCTTACcctgctgaaggagaagtaTGATCCGATTCGGAAAAACTACTGGGACTATCGGATTCGCCAGCTGGATGTGGTGTCTGCATga